Genomic window (Rossellomorea aquimaris):
GAACAGATACTCCACCTTTTAATCAATAATAGAAAACACCACATGGTCCTTATGGGGCCATGTGGTTTCTTTTTTCCTTATGCTTGTTGAGATTGAGCAATCCGCTTTATAAGTTCCTCAACAATCTCTTCGCAATCAGCTCATAATCATCCTTCGAAATACCAGGTGCAAATTCTTCTGGCAGGTCATCCAGGTTAGGAATCGGGGCTCCTTCTGGTGTGCCTTCGATAACCCTTAGTGGCTGCCCGTTTTCAGGATTTGTTCCCTTCCAGATTTGTGCGATATCCTTGTAGTCGTTGTCACTCCATGTGTAAAGAACGTTATTAATCCCTTTTTCTTCGAATTTCACAGCTGTATCGAACTTGGAATTATCAAGGTCAGGGATGGGAAGCATCTTGGTAAGATCTACACCGGTTGCTATTTCCAGCGCCTTTGCGTAGGCCAATACATGCGTGCCGCCCCGGACTAGTAAGTACCCGATCATTTCTCTGGCAGTAGGATGGTCGGTCATTTCGTACACCCGCATTTTATGGGTTCTGGCTCCCACTTCCAAGAAGAAATTATGCAGGAGATCCAACACTAAATTTCCAGAGCTGAACACATTATCCCCCGTCCATGCCCTTCCCATGGAATCACCGGCTAAAGCAGTTTGGGCAGTGGCGATGTATTGGTACGTGTTTCTGGCATCCAGTCCATTTTGGAGTGGGGCGATATTAGGGTCACCGGGGAAGGTGTTCCCGACAGACAGCAGGTTAATGGTATTGGTTACAAGCTCCACATGACCGAATTCTTCTGCGGTAATACTGGCTACAATATCATAAAAGGGTTTGAGTTTCTTTTTCTGGCGAAAATTAAAGGACTGAAACATATAATTGTTTAAAGTAGACATTTCTCCAAACTTTCCACCAAGTAATTCCTGAACGGCAGCTGCGGCATTTTTGTCACCGTGTTCAGGGATGGGTAGTTCAATGAGCAGCTTATTGATTCGTTTAAACATGTCTTACCCTCCTCTTTTAATTCTATCGGCCGGTATCTTCATAACTGGGGAAGAACCATACGATTTGTTGAGAGCGAACATAGAATGGCGTTCCGCTCACTTCAATGACAATGTGGTCAGGTAAAACACTTGCAAGCTTACCCCGTACAGAGCCTTCATTCGTCTGTACTACGAGAAATTCATCCATCATACTCATCAATGCTTGATACAAATATGGATCGGTTAAAGTAGACATTTGAATATCCATCACGTCAACTCCTTATCTTTCGACTAATCGTCCCCGTCAGTATATGAAAGGGGCTTGGGCATGGTTAACCGTCCAGATGGCAGAGGTGGCGATTATAATGCTTCCAACTACCACCCGGCATAAAAAAACGATATGATGATACATATATACATAATGGAAGCTTTTTGTCAGAGGGGTGTTCATTTGAAGGTCATACGTTTTTTAAAGCCTTACCGTGTTGCCATGGCGGTTGCCTGGGGTTTAATGCTGGTAGAGCTTGCTGTCGAACTCTTAAATCCGCTGTTTATGGCGAGGATTATTGATGAAGGAATTATGAATGGAGACTTGGACGTGGTGATGAGATGGGGCTTCATCATGGTGGGGATGTCTCTCCTCGCGTTTATTTCTGGCGTGACGAATTCATTTTTTGCCGCCCATACGAGTCAGGGATTTGGCTATGATGTGCGGGAAAGCTTATATAAAAAGGTTCAGTCGTTTTCCTTTGCAAGCTTTCATAAGCTCCCGGCATCATCCTTGATCACCAGGTTGACCAATGACGTAAGGCAGTTGCAGAATACAATCTTCATGAGTTTGCGCATTATGCTAAGGGCCCCGCTGCTAGTTGTCGGATCAACGATCATGGCACTAATCGTGAATGTTCGTCTTGCCCTTATTTTATTAATCGTGATTCCGGTTTTATGGCTGTTCCTGTTATGGGTCCTGAAACGTGGATGGAGCCTTTTTGAAAGAGTTCAATCCCGTCTCGACAAAGTAAACGAGGTCATGAAGGAAAACCTCTCCGGAATGAGGTTAATTAAAGCATATACACGAAGCAAGTATGAAGAAAGCCGATTTCATGGCGCAAATGAAGATTTAAAGGATCGGACTGTGAGGGCCCTTCGTTTTATGGAAATCATCATGCCACTTCTGATGCTCGTGATGAATCTTGCTCTCCTATCTGTTTTGTGGTTCGGAAGTATAGATGTTGCCTCAGGTGGAGCAAAGGTAGGAGAAGTCGTAGCGATTGTCACCTATGTTACGAGAATCTCTTCTGTTTTTTCAATTTTCTCATTTATCATTACAAGTTTTTCAAGAGCAAGGGCTTCCGCAGGCAGGGTAGAAGAGGTTCTGCAAACCGAGATAGATTTGAAAGACGGAGAGGAAGTACTACAGGAAAATACAGTGATGAACGGAGAGATTACATTCAAAGATGTGTCGTTTCAATACCCTTCAACCCGTGGGAAGGTGCTTGAAGGCGTATCGTTTAAAGTGGAGGCTGGCGAAACGGTTTCGATCCTGGGAGCAACCGGATCGGGTAAAACCTCCCTGTTCCAACTCATTCCTCGCCTGTACGATGCGACGGAAGGGTCTGTGGAACTGGACGGTCAATCCATCAGGAGCATCTCTTTGGATCACGTAAGGAAAAATATTGGGTACGTGCCCCAGGAAGCGGTCCTGTTTTCCGGGTCCGTATCAGAAAACCTTCTATGGGGAAAAGAAGATGCCACCAGGGAAGAAATGATCCAAGCTGCAAAGGATGCCCAAATCCATGAGACCATACTGAATCTTTCCCATGGATATGACACAGTTCTCGGTCAAAAAGGGGTCAATCTTTCAGGAGGACAGAAACAGCGTCTGTCGATTGCGAGAGCACTCATTCGAAAGCCAAAGATTTTATTACTGGACGATAGCACGAGTGCTTTGGATTTGAACACAGAATCCAAGCTGCTTCACTCCCTGAAGCAATACGAATGTACAACGATGATCATTACACAGAAAATAAGTACGGCCATGGAATCTGATACGATTCTGCTCCTTGAAGATGGAGTGTTAATCGGAGAGGGGACCCATACATCCCTATTAGAAGATTCCTCCCTCTATCAGCGGATTTTTCAATCTCAATTCGGAGAGGAGGAAATACATCATGTCTAAGCATGTCCGAAAGAAACTTGGGAAAAACGATAAAGCGAAAGATGCAAGAGGGACGCTGCGTCGTCTTTGGAACTACCTTTCCGAAATGAAAGTGATCCTGTATCTCGTGATTTTAATGGTGTTCATCAGTTCAGCAGCAGCTCTTTTGGGGCCTTTCCTAGTGGGAAAAGCGATTGATGAATACATTGTAACGAAAGAGACTTCCGGATTGATTGGTCTTGTCATAGGTTTAGTAGCAGTGTACATTTTCCATTCCCTGTCCGCATGGTTCCAAAATTATTGGATGATTGGTGTGGCTCAAGATACGGTCTACCGCTTGCGGAAGGACCTTTTTCATCAATTACATCAACTATCGATCCCTTTCTTTGACAAACGGAAGCATGGGGAATTAATGAGCAGAGTGACAAATGATATTGATAATGTGAGTGCCACGTTGAATAGTTCGTTCATTCAAATCATATCCAGTATCCTGACATTAGTGGGGACCGTCTCGATCATGCTCTGGCTCAGTCCGTTGCTTACCTTGATCACATTAACCATCGTACCTCTGATGGCTCTCGGCATGAAGTGGATTACGAAAAGGACAGGACGTTTGTTTAAACAATATCAACAAAATATCGGGGAGCTAAACGGCTATATCGAAGAGACGATTTCGGGGCATAGCATCATCAAAACCTTTTCCCGTGAGGACACTGCGATAAAGGACTTTGGAGAAAAAAATCAACGGCTGAGAACGGCCGCGTATTGGGCCGATACCTATTCCGGGTTCATCCCGAAGCTTATGAATGTGTTGAACAATTTGAGTTTTACCATCATTGCCGGAGTCGGAGGGATCTTCGCATTAAATGGCATGATAACCATTGGTGTGATAGTAATCTTTGCTGAATATGCCCGTCAATTCACCCGTCCGTTGAATGAGCTCGCGAACCAATATAACACGTTATTATCGGCCATTGCAGGTGCTGAGCGAGTCTTTCAAATTTTAGACGAAGAGGAAGAAGCGAAGGATGAGGGGGATGCCGTGGAAATCGATTCCGTAGAAGGGAAAGTGGAGTTTCGGCATGTATCTTTTTCCTATGAAAAAGGGGACCAAACGCTTGAGGATGTATCCTTCATCATTATACCGGGTGAGACCGTTGCTTTGGTCGGACCGACAGGTGCAGGTAAAACGACGATTACCAATCTGCTGTCTCGTTTCTATGAACTGAATGAAGGCACCATTGAGATTGACGGTCAGAATATACAAGTCATCAAACGGAAGAGTCTTCGTCAGCAAATGGGATTTGTCCTGCAGGATAGCTTCCTGTTTCAAGGAACGATTGCAGATAATATCCGTTACGGCAGACTCGATGCGGACGATGAAGAGGTAAGGGAAGCAGCGAAATTGGCCAATGCTCATTCCTTCATAGAGAAAATGCCTGAGGGCTACGATACATTATTAAGACATGATGGAAGCGGGATCAGCCAGGGACAGAAACAATTATTATCCATTGCAAGAGCGATCCTTTCAAATCCGTCCATCCTTATTCTTGATGAAGCCACGAGCAGCATCGATACGATTACAGAGCTGAAGATTCAGGAAGCCCTCAAACGATTAATGAAGGGGAGAACAAGTGTAGTCGTAGCCCACCGTCTTAACACCATCCGCCAGGCCGATCAAATACTGGTCCTTGATCAAGGAAAAATCATTGAACGGGGATCTCATGATGAGCTTCTCAAGCAGAACGGGTTCTATCATGGGCTGTATCATAGTCAGTTGAAGGAGAGCAGTTGATTGGTTGAGTGAATCTGCGCGGGAATTCAGGTTTTGAAAATGAATTCTGAGATTTGAAAATAAAATCCAAAAGTTGAAAATAAATGTAGGGAAGTTGAAAATAAAAATCAAAAGTTGAAAATAAATGTAGAGAAGTTGAAAATAAAATGGAAATGCACTGTTGATCTTCGGTAGAAATACTCTGCTGCTGCACTCCAAAAAGTCAGCGTTTTCATCAAATACAAAAAAACCTCAAAAGTCAGCACTTTTGAGGTTTTTTTGTATTTAAGGGGCTAATCATCCCGTTAGCGATCCCTTTGGTGTTGCCTTAATCGGATAAAGGCAACTCTGTAACTTGCAACATCACAAGTAATATATTTATATCTTGAACGTTGTTTGCAGATAATAAACAGCCGCGGGCAATTCCTTGAGTCGTTTGATATACCTAAACGACGTAAGCCCTACCTCTCTTACATCCTAACGGCTCCGAAGCCGATCCAGTGTGAATAAGTTGTTAAATCAAAACAGAATAGAATTACGAATTATCTTCTCTATCGTTTTAATGTATGTTACAAGATTACAATAACTAAATATAACATCAATATTAAAACGTGTCAAGGGAATTTCCGATTATAATTCAAGCGACTGCGGGGAATTCTCCTCGTCATTCATTAAGCGGATGGCGGTGGGTTGGATTTTTAAGACGATGTATTCCGGATCGTCTGGACCCTCAAACCATCTTTTCATATGGTCATTCCACAGTTTTTCCTTATAATGAGTGGACTCTTCAATGGTGGCGCGACCTTCAATTTCGACGAAGGTATCTCCATACCCCTCACCTTCGTAACCAAGAAGGATATGTACATTAGGATTGTCCTCAATTTCATCTGTCTTATGGGTTTCCTTGTTTGTTGGGGTATAAAGAGTCAGCTCATCATGTGAAAACGTCATATAACGGGAATGAGGTTTATTATTTTTAACCGTTGCCAGTGTCCCTACTTTGCTTTCATCTAGCACTTTTAAGATTTGTTGTTTCAGTTCAGCTTGTGACATACAATCCATCTCCTTTAAAGGTTCATTTATATCCATACTATTCCTTTTATTAAGGTGAAATAAACATAGGAATGTGTATTTGGGGTGCTGTCCGGGAATAACGGAAATAACAAAGAAACAAAGGATGATGAGCGTGATACCGGAAGAATTAGTCGATATCTGTAAGAAAAGGATGGAACCTTATCCCTGTGAGGGGTTTGTATACGGACGCGGCCCGGAGCAGCCGACCATCATGATTGTCGGGGAAGCTCCAGGTGAAACCGAGATTCATAATGGAATGCCGTTTAGTGGACGGGCAGGAAAAGTGCTGGATGATTTATTTCAGTATCTGGAGGTTCCAAGGGAAGACATATATTTTACCTCAACGGTCAGAAGCAGACCTTATAAGATTGTCCCTAAGAAAATAGGGGGAAATGAGATCGTGGAGAAGAAGTATAACAGGGCCCCGAATCGTAAAGAACAGCTGGCTCATGCTCCGATCCTGGATTATGAGCTGCAGCATATTAAGCCAAAACAGCTTGTAACCTTGGGGAATATCGGTTTACAAAGACTTTTAGGGAATCAGTACACGATATCACAAATGCATGGCCGGCTGATTCACGCTAAAGTCAGGCGGTTAAAGGATCTTGATTCAAATGAGTGGATCATGAGCGATGAAAGCTACTCCATATTTCCGACCTTTCATCCTGCATCGATCTTCTACAATCGCTCATTAGAAAAAGAAATCTATAAAGACCTGGATAAGTTGAAAGAAATCCTCAGGGGGAAATAACATAAAGAAGGCTGGCATTTATTTAAGTGCCAGCCTTCTTTAAGCTATTTTTTATTTAGATTCTCCTGAGCCATTCGCACAAGCTCCTTCACCATGTTACCGCCAATTCTTCCGCCAACTTTTCCTGCTTGCTCAGACGTTAATTTTCCATTATAACCTCTTTGGAGAGGAATACCTTGTTCCTTGGCGATTTCATATTTCGCTTCTTTGGGATCTTGCGTACCAGAAACTTTCGCTTTTAATTGATCCATCGCAGCCCGGGATTCAGGTACAAGAAGTTTTTTTCTCGACATATTTTCACCCCTTTATTAGATTGCCCCGAAAAAATTTTTTGTAGTACGAAGTCATGTCTTATAAGGGTTTCTGTTCCTTTTAAAAAGAAGGGGAACAAAAAAAGATTGTCTAATTTGTGTCAAATAAAATATAATTCTTAATAGTTAGAACATTTTTACAAAGAAAAGGGGGAAATGCCGTGGAAGAATTAGTTGGCAAGTTGGTAGGAATACTTTGGTCTCCGGTCATGATTTACTTCTGTTTGGGTGTAGGATTATTATTTTCTATTTTAACGAAGTTTTTACAGGTCCGGTTGATTAAAGATATGGTGGTTCAAATGTTTAAGGGTGGCAGTTCCAAAGCAGGAGTATCTTCATTCCAGGCCTTGGCGCTGTCGTTATCAGGACGTGTCGGGACGGGTAACATCGCCGGTACAGCAACAGCCATTGCTTTCGGTGGTCCAGGGGCGGTTTTCTGGATGTGGACGATTGCATTCATCGGTGCAAGCAGTGCCTTCATTGAATCCACACTTGCTCAAATTTACAAAGTGAAGCAGGATGGGGAATACCGTGGAGGGCCAGCCTACTACATTGAAAAAGGGATCGGCTGGAAATGGTATGCCGTACTATTCTCACTTGCTACACTGCTGGCGATGAGTATTCTAATGCCTGGTATTCAATCAAACTCCATAGCGTTAGGTCTTGAAAATGCATTTGGGCTTAGTACAACTGTAACGGGTATTGGTCTTGTCGTGTTAATCGGGGTCATCATTTTTGGTGGTGTCAAACGTATCGCTGGAG
Coding sequences:
- a CDS encoding manganese catalase family protein yields the protein MFKRINKLLIELPIPEHGDKNAAAAVQELLGGKFGEMSTLNNYMFQSFNFRQKKKLKPFYDIVASITAEEFGHVELVTNTINLLSVGNTFPGDPNIAPLQNGLDARNTYQYIATAQTALAGDSMGRAWTGDNVFSSGNLVLDLLHNFFLEVGARTHKMRVYEMTDHPTAREMIGYLLVRGGTHVLAYAKALEIATGVDLTKMLPIPDLDNSKFDTAVKFEEKGINNVLYTWSDNDYKDIAQIWKGTNPENGQPLRVIEGTPEGAPIPNLDDLPEEFAPGISKDDYELIAKRLLRNL
- a CDS encoding YuzF family protein, yielding MDIQMSTLTDPYLYQALMSMMDEFLVVQTNEGSVRGKLASVLPDHIVIEVSGTPFYVRSQQIVWFFPSYEDTGR
- a CDS encoding ABC transporter ATP-binding protein, whose translation is MAVAWGLMLVELAVELLNPLFMARIIDEGIMNGDLDVVMRWGFIMVGMSLLAFISGVTNSFFAAHTSQGFGYDVRESLYKKVQSFSFASFHKLPASSLITRLTNDVRQLQNTIFMSLRIMLRAPLLVVGSTIMALIVNVRLALILLIVIPVLWLFLLWVLKRGWSLFERVQSRLDKVNEVMKENLSGMRLIKAYTRSKYEESRFHGANEDLKDRTVRALRFMEIIMPLLMLVMNLALLSVLWFGSIDVASGGAKVGEVVAIVTYVTRISSVFSIFSFIITSFSRARASAGRVEEVLQTEIDLKDGEEVLQENTVMNGEITFKDVSFQYPSTRGKVLEGVSFKVEAGETVSILGATGSGKTSLFQLIPRLYDATEGSVELDGQSIRSISLDHVRKNIGYVPQEAVLFSGSVSENLLWGKEDATREEMIQAAKDAQIHETILNLSHGYDTVLGQKGVNLSGGQKQRLSIARALIRKPKILLLDDSTSALDLNTESKLLHSLKQYECTTMIITQKISTAMESDTILLLEDGVLIGEGTHTSLLEDSSLYQRIFQSQFGEEEIHHV
- a CDS encoding ABC transporter ATP-binding protein, yielding MSKHVRKKLGKNDKAKDARGTLRRLWNYLSEMKVILYLVILMVFISSAAALLGPFLVGKAIDEYIVTKETSGLIGLVIGLVAVYIFHSLSAWFQNYWMIGVAQDTVYRLRKDLFHQLHQLSIPFFDKRKHGELMSRVTNDIDNVSATLNSSFIQIISSILTLVGTVSIMLWLSPLLTLITLTIVPLMALGMKWITKRTGRLFKQYQQNIGELNGYIEETISGHSIIKTFSREDTAIKDFGEKNQRLRTAAYWADTYSGFIPKLMNVLNNLSFTIIAGVGGIFALNGMITIGVIVIFAEYARQFTRPLNELANQYNTLLSAIAGAERVFQILDEEEEAKDEGDAVEIDSVEGKVEFRHVSFSYEKGDQTLEDVSFIIIPGETVALVGPTGAGKTTITNLLSRFYELNEGTIEIDGQNIQVIKRKSLRQQMGFVLQDSFLFQGTIADNIRYGRLDADDEEVREAAKLANAHSFIEKMPEGYDTLLRHDGSGISQGQKQLLSIARAILSNPSILILDEATSSIDTITELKIQEALKRLMKGRTSVVVAHRLNTIRQADQILVLDQGKIIERGSHDELLKQNGFYHGLYHSQLKESS
- a CDS encoding pyridoxamine 5'-phosphate oxidase family protein; the encoded protein is MSQAELKQQILKVLDESKVGTLATVKNNKPHSRYMTFSHDELTLYTPTNKETHKTDEIEDNPNVHILLGYEGEGYGDTFVEIEGRATIEESTHYKEKLWNDHMKRWFEGPDDPEYIVLKIQPTAIRLMNDEENSPQSLEL
- a CDS encoding uracil-DNA glycosylase, with product MSVIPEELVDICKKRMEPYPCEGFVYGRGPEQPTIMIVGEAPGETEIHNGMPFSGRAGKVLDDLFQYLEVPREDIYFTSTVRSRPYKIVPKKIGGNEIVEKKYNRAPNRKEQLAHAPILDYELQHIKPKQLVTLGNIGLQRLLGNQYTISQMHGRLIHAKVRRLKDLDSNEWIMSDESYSIFPTFHPASIFYNRSLEKEIYKDLDKLKEILRGK
- a CDS encoding alpha/beta-type small acid-soluble spore protein, with protein sequence MSRKKLLVPESRAAMDQLKAKVSGTQDPKEAKYEIAKEQGIPLQRGYNGKLTSEQAGKVGGRIGGNMVKELVRMAQENLNKK